TTACAAGAACTTGCTGCCTCTGGGAGTTGCACCCCATTCGAGAAGGCATACATTCGTAAAGATGGCAGTCAGGTTCCCATTTTGCTGGGAGCTGCACGACTCGAAAGTGACGAACTCGCTTGGGTCTGCTTTGTGCTTGACCTGAGCGAAAGCAAAAAAGTCGAGGCATTACTGCGGCAACAAGCAGAGGAGTTATCTCGGGCCAATCGACTGAAAGATGAGTTTCTCGCCACCGTCTCCCATGAGTTGCGGACACCTCTAAATGCCATGCTGGGATGGGCCACCATGCTGCGTTCTAGACACCTCGATGAAGCCACGACAAATCGGGCGATAGAGACGATCGAACGAAACGCGAGGGCGCAGAATCAACTCATCAATGACCTATTGGATGTTTCTCGCATTATTACTGGCAAGCTGCGCTTAAATGTTCGTCCGGTGATCCTAGTTTCGGTAATTGAGGCCGCTATCGACTCCATCCGACCTGCCGCAGAAGCCAAAGATATTCGCTTGCAGAGTATTTTAGACCCTGGTGCTGGCCCTGTTTCGGGTGATTCCGATCGCCTACAACAGGTGTTTTGGAATTTACTCTCCAATGCGGTGAAGTTCACCCCGAAAGGTGGTCGAGTTCAGATTCGTTTAGAGCGGATCAATTCTCATATCGAGTCTCATATCGAGGTGACTGTGAGTGATACTGGGCAAGGCATCAGTCCGGAGTTTCTACCTTATGTCTTCGAGCGCTTACAGCAAGCGGATAGTACCACCACGAGGGCACATGGGGGGTTGGGCCTCGGCCTGGCGATTGTTCGTCACTTAGTAGAACTGCATGGAGGCAGTGTTGATGCCACCAGTGCAGGTGAAGGCAAAGGAGCTACCTTCATGGTTAATCTACCCATTACTATCTTTCGTCCAGAACCGACAGACATGGAACGAGTGCATCCTACCGCCAGTGATACAGCCCCTTTGCTGGACACACCGAGATTAGATGGCTTGAAAGTTTTGATTGTGGATGACGAAATCGATGCCCGCGAGTTGTTAGCCATGCTGCTAAGGCAAAGAGGAGCCATGACCACGACCGTGGCCTCCGCTAGAGAGGCTTTATCTATCATCATCCAATCCGCTTTTGACCAAAAACCTGACGTATTGGTCAGTGATATTGGCATGCCCAGTGAGGATGGGTACACGCTGATTCGTCAAGTTCGCGCCTTAGCGCCAGACCAAGGAGGTCAAATTCCGGCGATCGCCCTAACTGCTTATGCACGGACAGAAGACCGCATCAAAGCCTTAGCTTCAGGCTTTCAGTCCCATGTCCCCAAGCCAGTAGAACCGGTTGAGTTTATTACAGTATTAGCGAGCTTAATCAATCGTTTCTAGAACCTCAAAGCCGCGATTATCCCTTCCAGTTGCAACTCCAATACCTCAGGATACTGTTGAAGCACTTGCAAAACTACGGTGTCCCGATATCTCCTGAATCACCCGTAGCGGCACCGCCGCGCTACTCATCTGGCTCAAAGCCGTGCGTCTGAAACTGTGAGCGCTGCCCCTACCACCCTCAGACGATCGCGATCGTTGATGACGGACTCAGCCATCAAGGACTATCAGAAAAGGGGTATAAATTGACGAGGCTGAAACGGCCCTAAATTAGGGTAAGAGTTTTGAATAAAAGCCCTATCAAAAAAGGGTCCTTTTTTGATACCCTTGCTGCATGAAGCAAACCATTTGTACCCTATACCTTCGTGTTTCAACTGTCGATAAGGACAAGATACTGATATAGCGATCCTAAGTGGCTCATGAAAATGGGCCATACATAAATACTTTCGGAAACTGGAAAATTTGACAGTGTGTCGCAAACTCAAATAGCCACTTGACGGCTCGGAACGATTTGCACAGCTGGTAAAACTCTCGAATGAAACGGGCTTGTACCCCCACTGCCGCTATGCATTTTTGCACAGGAGTGATCGCTTGGCTTAGGGAATATAGGGAAACTCGATCGCAGGAGCACTGCCAGTCGCCACCAGACCCTGATAAATTGAGGCGGCCACTTCAGCACGGGTCGCGGCGCGATTGGGATTGAGAACATCAATGTTGGGGTAGTTCACAGTGAGGTCGCGGAAGGTCGCCGCCGCCACGCCATCATGGGCATAAGAAGGAATTGAATCGTAGTCACGGAAGCCACCTGTCACGCTGGCATTGGTTCCACTCGGCTCAAACTGTAGACCGCTCGCCAGAGCGACTAAAACCTGAGCGCGGGGCATGGGCTGATCTGGGTTAAAGACATTGCCAGGATAACCACTGAGAAAGCCTTCGGCGTAAGCGGTTTGGATGGCGCTGGCGGCCCAATAGCTGCTGGGCACATCCCGAAAACGAACAGCACTGCGAACAGTCGGTCGGTCGAACGCCTGCCCGACCAAGACGGCAAACTGGGCACGAGTAATCGGCTCGTCGGGGCGAAAGCTGCCGTCGGCAAAGCCGCGAATCACATCACGATCGACGAGTGCTTGAATGAATTGTGCTGCCCAATAATCTGACGCTACATCTGAAAAAGTGGTTTGCGCTTGAGCCGGAATCTGTCCCATTAGTGAGGACAGCGTTGCAACGGTCAGGCTGAGGGACAGGAATCGAATAAATCGGCTAGAAAATTTAGCTTGAATAGACATAAGTGATGAGTCGATAATGAGGTAGAAATTGGCCCAGAGCGGTGTAATCAAAAGTGTCAGAATTTTGTGTAAGGCTTTGACAAGTACTGAGAGAAGCTATAAATTCCTGCTTTGGGGTAGTAGGGGTCCTTCTTGAAATTTAGAGGGATCTCTGCTCGTATCTAGGCAAAGTTTAGGCAAGGTTGTAGAGTGAAGCGCTAAACCGTATATAGATAGAGAGATTTGAGTTTTACTTCTGGGGACTCATAAACCCCTATCCTATTAATTTTCAGCTAATCATTCTCACTTTGCAGTAATGGGGTTATAGGGTTAACACTCACTATATTTAGTACAAAATTAGTATATTTAGAGATTAAAAACGCTATTAACACCCAGTTTTCTGGGTGTTTTAGCTATTCACAAAATGCTTTGTAATCAGCCGGTCGCAAGTTCGAATCTTGTCACCAGCTTTTAGAAAATCTATAAACATC
Above is a genomic segment from Trichocoleus sp. FACHB-46 containing:
- a CDS encoding ATP-binding protein; amino-acid sequence: LQELAASGSCTPFEKAYIRKDGSQVPILLGAARLESDELAWVCFVLDLSESKKVEALLRQQAEELSRANRLKDEFLATVSHELRTPLNAMLGWATMLRSRHLDEATTNRAIETIERNARAQNQLINDLLDVSRIITGKLRLNVRPVILVSVIEAAIDSIRPAAEAKDIRLQSILDPGAGPVSGDSDRLQQVFWNLLSNAVKFTPKGGRVQIRLERINSHIESHIEVTVSDTGQGISPEFLPYVFERLQQADSTTTRAHGGLGLGLAIVRHLVELHGGSVDATSAGEGKGATFMVNLPITIFRPEPTDMERVHPTASDTAPLLDTPRLDGLKVLIVDDEIDARELLAMLLRQRGAMTTTVASAREALSIIIQSAFDQKPDVLVSDIGMPSEDGYTLIRQVRALAPDQGGQIPAIALTAYARTEDRIKALASGFQSHVPKPVEPVEFITVLASLINRF
- a CDS encoding S-layer homology domain-containing protein; translation: MSIQAKFSSRFIRFLSLSLTVATLSSLMGQIPAQAQTTFSDVASDYWAAQFIQALVDRDVIRGFADGSFRPDEPITRAQFAVLVGQAFDRPTVRSAVRFRDVPSSYWAASAIQTAYAEGFLSGYPGNVFNPDQPMPRAQVLVALASGLQFEPSGTNASVTGGFRDYDSIPSYAHDGVAAATFRDLTVNYPNIDVLNPNRAATRAEVAASIYQGLVATGSAPAIEFPYIP